A portion of the Phoenix dactylifera cultivar Barhee BC4 unplaced genomic scaffold, palm_55x_up_171113_PBpolish2nd_filt_p 000807F, whole genome shotgun sequence genome contains these proteins:
- the LOC108511747 gene encoding L-type lectin-domain containing receptor kinase SIT1-like: MFPKNMFFFLILTLATASAEDDDFTYNGFGSAKLRLDGIAEITPNGLLMLTDTRQPAKGHAFLPTPIRFKNSTTGSKSSLESWKIGLPIILAILLLLIIVIGIILLVNSRIKFREVFEDWEVEYGPQRFCYKDLFLATKGFRDQHLLGAGGFGKVYRGMMPNTDTQVAVKQVSHESRQGMREFIAEIVSIGRLRHRNLVQLLGYCRRKRELLLVYEFMSNSSLDKHLFNQPKPMLSWGQRFQIIKGVASALYYLHEGWEKVVVHRDIKASNILLDDQMNGRLGDFGLARLYDHGNDPQTTHVVGTLGYLAPELAKTGKATTSTDVFAFGGFLLEVACGRRPIEIRASEQDIVLVDKVLECWKAGTILEARDLKLENEYIAEEMEMVLKLGLLCSHPNFSSRPPMRLVIRILEREAPLPEMSEDGWNAEISGLGKEGFDDIGMSDSSLLTMSACSASAMGSTLLTGR; the protein is encoded by the exons ATGTTTCCAAAGAACATGTTCTTCTTTCTCATCCTTACACTCGCTACAGCATCAGCAGAAGATGACGATTTTACTTACAATGGATTCGGTTCTGCCAAACTGCGGTTAGATGGCATCGCAGAGATCACTCCCAATGGCCTCCTAATGCTCACTGACACTAGACAGCCAGCCAAGGGCCACGCCTTTCTCCCAACTCCCATCCGTTTTAAGAACTCGACAACTG GGTCTAAATCGAGCTTAGAGTCTTGGAAGATTGGGTTGCCGATAATCTTGGCAATACTCTTGTTGTTAATAATCGTAATTGGCATAATCCTTCTTGTGAATAGTAGGATTAAATTCAGAGAGGTGTTTGAAGATTGGGAGGTAGAATATGGACCCCAGAGGTTCTGCTACAAGGACCTATTCTTGGCCACCAAAGGCTTCAGAGACCAACATCTCTTGGGAGCTGGAGGTTTTGGTAAGGTCTACAGAGGTATGATGCCAAACACTGACACCCAAGTTGCAGTTAAGCAGGTCTCGCACGAATCAAGACAAGGTATGAGAGAGTTCATCGCAGAGATTGTTAGCATCGGCCGCTTGCGTCACCGGAACTTGGTACAGCTCCTTGGTTATTGCAGGAGAAAAAGGGAGCTCTTGTTGGTCTATGAATTCATGTCCAATTCTAGTTTGGACAAGCACCTATTTAACCAACCTAAGCCGATGCTTAGCTGGGGACAAAGATTCCAAATAATCAAAGGTGTAGCTTCCGCGCTTTATTATTTGCACGAAGGATGGGAGAAGGTGGTTGTTCACAGAGATATCAAGGCCAGCAACATCCTGCTAGATGATCAGATGAATGGAAGACTAGGTGATTTTGGCCTGGCAAGACTCTATGATCACGGAAACGATCCCCAGACTACACATGTAGTTGGAACTTTGGGTTACCTTGCGCCGGAGCTCGCCAAGACTGGCAAGGCAACTACAAGCACCGATGTGTTTGCCTTTGGTGGATTTTTGCTTGAGGTGGCTTGTGGAAGAAGGCCAATAGAGATAAGAGCATCAGAACAAGACATTGTGTTGGTAGATAAAGTTCTGGAGTGCTGGAAGGCAGGGACTATTTTGGAGGCAAGGGATCTTAAATTGGAGAATGAATATATTGCTGAAGAGATGGAGATGGTGCTAAAGCTTGGCCTCCTTTGCTCACACCCTAACTTCAGTTCTAGGCCTCCTATGCGGCTGGTGATCCGAATACTGGAACGCGAGGCTCCCCTTCCTGAGATGTCTGAAGATGGTTGGAATGCCGAGATTTCAGGTTTGGGGAAGGAAGGCTTTGATGATATTGGCATGTCAGATAGTTCACTGTTAACCATGTCTGCCTGCTCAGCATCAGCAATGGGATCTACTCTCTTGACAGGCCGTTGA
- the LOC103699937 gene encoding protein EXORDIUM-like 5 — protein MSLLPMLPLFLSFLLLPTLLYSASTYPYHTPQQKQPLNLHQRSSASAGGGSAATLPDSKRYEGSSDLVDLRYHMGPVLSTPMRLYVIWYGRWTPALQAPIRDFLLSLSDTSAAAPSAAQWWSTVSLYTDQTGSNVSRSLSIAAEVSDLAASRGRSLTRLSVQQLIADALKASSLPVDHRRGVYLVFTAPEIAMQDFCRAVCGFHYFTFASLVGHTLPYAWVGHSGAQCPGMCAYPFAVPSYMAGGGAAAMRPPNGDVGTDGMVSVVAHELAELSTNPLVNAWYAGEDPTAPTEIADLCEGVYGTGGGGGYTGQMSKDGQGRSYNINGRGGRRFLVQWVWSPVVKACVGPNAMV, from the coding sequence ATGTCTCTCCTTCCTATGCTCCCCTTGTTTctatcctttcttctcctcccaacACTCCTCTACTCTGCAAGCACTTACCCTTACCATACACCCCAGCAGAAGCAACCGCTTAACCTGCACCAGCGCTCCTCCGCCTCTGCTGGCGGCGGCTCGGCGGCCACTCTGCCGGATTCCAAGCGGTACGAGGGTTCCTCCGACCTGGTCGACCTCCGCTACCACATGGGCCCCGTCCTCTCGACGCCCATGAGGCTCTACGTCATCTGGTACGGCCGGTGGACCCCGGCCCTCCAGGCCCCCATCCGGgacttcctcctctccctctccgacacctccgccgccgccccctccgccGCCCAGTGGTGGTCCACTGTCTCCCTCTACACCGACCAGACCGGCTCCAACGTATCCCGCTCCCTCTCCATCGCCGCCGAGGTCTCTGACCTCGCCGCTTCACGCGGCCGCTCCCTCACCCGCCTCTCCGTCCAGCAGCTCATCGCCGACGCCCTCAAGGCCTCCTCCCTCCCCGTCGACCACCGCCGCGGCGTCTACCTCGTCTTTACTGCGCCGGAGATCGCTATGCAGGACTTCTGCCGCGCCGTCTGTGGCTTCCACTACTTCACATTCGCCTCGCTGGTGGGCCACACGTTGCCCTACGCGTGGGTCGGCCACAGCGGCGCCCAGTGCCCGGGCATGTGCGCCTACCCCTTCGCCGTGCCCAGCTACATGGCCGGCGGCGGGGCGGCGGCCATGCGGCCGCCGAACGGCGACGTGGGGACGGACGGGATGGTGAGCGTGGTGGCGCACGAGCTGGCGGAGCTGTCGACCAACCCCCTGGTGAACGCCTGGTACGCCGGCGAGGACCCAACGGCGCCGACGGAGATCGCCGACCTCTGCGAGGGGGTCTACGGgaccggcggcggcgggggctACACGGGGCAGATGAGCAAGGATGGGCAGGGGAGGAGCTACAACATCAACGGGAGGGGAGGGAGAAGGTTTCTCGTGCAGTGGGTGTGGAGTCCCGTGGTCAAAGCTTGTGTGGGGCCCAATGccatggtttag